CACCTGCTATTGACGAATCCTGTACCCTCGACCGATGCCGCACTATAGAGAGGTCCAGTGTGATTCATAGCAAATTCTAATGTAGTTTCCGGGGTAACAGTACGGGGTAAAACGAATGTGAAAGGTCTGGAACTCGTGTATTCCTGTGGTGGGTCCACCAAGTATGTCAAACCACCCATCGATATGTGATCCATAAGATTTTGACCCACACCTGGTGAATCGAGCACCAAGGGTACACCCATTTCTTCGAGATGATCTCTGGGTCCGATACCAGACAGCATCAACAATTGCGGCGATTGTATTGAGCCGGCTGATAGAATTACCTCGCGATTAGCATTCACCTCCTTCAGCATTCCATTCACGCGGAATTGAACACCGTATGCTCTTCTTGTATTTCCTTCTGCGAATCAaagtaatcgaataaattgcgACTGTCGAAATTCCCTTGCAGTTTGAAGTAAAAGGTCAAAAATTCGAATTGATGAGCGATGATACATATAGCCAGTCGATCGAATTCTTAAACGTGTCGTTTCTTCgtcaacaaatgaaattaatatttgaatagtgagagtattagaattttaattaaaaagaaatatgaaagtaGATTCTTTGATTCGGTAATTATAATTCTCTGAATTGCAATTATTAGCCTTTAAGCCTCTTCTCTATTTTCTACAGCGATAAATGTTGatcaaatattacatttttgctTATTTTCTTAAGTTAATGAATCATATTTTGATCTTGATTTTCGTCTTAAAATCAGAagattcattataaaaacattttgagTGCGAtaacatactttcatttaaaagaagaGATAAACAGATTGAAGAGAGACAAATTTGTGTGAAGTGCATGATTATCATTTGTAAATACTCACCTTGGCGAATCAGAATCTTCTCCGCCATCGAAAGCAAGCTAACCTGCAGATTCTTCCTCTTCGAAGCTGGTCGAATGAAAGCCTTCGCAGTGCTGCAACGCAGACCATCCCTTAAAGTACCGGATGTGCGCATAAATCCAGTTTGTTTGGCCCCGTTCACGTCCAGAATTTCATACCCCATTTGCGTGGTCGCGT
Above is a window of Hylaeus volcanicus isolate JK05 unplaced genomic scaffold, UHH_iyHylVolc1.0_haploid 29266, whole genome shotgun sequence DNA encoding:
- the LOC128882160 gene encoding glucose dehydrogenase [FAD, quinone]-like, with protein sequence MRIDKLKGSSYHQTGGPLTVEDFRYRMPVTDYVLNATTQMGYEILDVNGAKQTGFMRTSGTLRDGLRCSTAKAFIRPASKRKNLQVSLLSMAEKILIRQEGNTRRAYGVQFRVNGMLKEVNANREVILSAGSIQSPQLLMLSGIGPRDHLEEMGVPLVLDSPGVGQNLMDHISMGGLTYLVDPPQEYTSSRPFTFVLPRTVTPETTLEFAMNHTGPLYSAASVEGTGFVNSR